GGCGACCTGACGGCCCGCGGGTACAACGGCCGCTTCGTCGGGAAGCCGGACTCCGTGCGGATCGTCCACACGACCGAGCAGGTCACGGCCGCCGTCGCGGAGGCGGTGCGGGACGGCGCGCGGATCGCCGTCCGCAGCGGCGGCCACTGCCTGGACGGGCTGGTCGACGACGGGCAGGTACGGATGCTGCTCGACGTGTCCGAGATGGACGCCGTGTACTTCGACGAGGAGCGGCAGGCGTTCGCCGTCGAGGCGGGCGCCCAACTCGGCCACGTGTACCGGACGCTGTACCTGGACTGGGGCGTGACGATACCCGGCGGCACCTGCCCGACCGTGGGCGTCGGCGGCCATGTGCAGGGCGGTGGCTACGGGGCGCTGTGCCGCCAGTACGGAGCGGTCGTCGACCACTTGTACGGGGTGGAGGTGGTGGTCGTCGACGGCGCGGGGAAGGCGCGGGCGGTGATCGCCACCAGCGACGTGGACGACCCGCACCGCGACCTGTGGTGGGCCCACACCGGCGGGGGCGGCGGCAACTTCGGCGTGGTCACCAAGTACTGGTTCAGGACCCCCGGCGCCACCGGGGACCCGGCCGGCCTGCTGCCCAGGCCGCCCGGCGCGCTGCTGAAGGCGTCCGTCAGCTGGAAGTGGAGCGACCTCACCGAGGAGGCGTTCACCCGCATCGTGCGCAACCACGGCCAGTGGCACACGGACAACGACGGCGACGGCGGGCCGTACGCCAGCCTGAACAGCGTCCTACTGCTGCACAACGCGGCCCTCGGGACGGTGGGCCTCAACGTCCAGGTCGACGGCACCCTGGCGAACGCGGCCGACTTGGTGGACGACTACATCGGCGCGGTGACCGTCGGCGTGGACGTGGCGCACACCAGGACCCGGGCGACGGGACCCTGGCTGAAGGAGACCCTCAAGAACCCGTACGAGACCGGGGCCTACGACCGCTCCAAGTCCAAGGGCGCCTACCTGCGCCGGGCCTACTCCGAGGACCAGATCGCCGCCCTGTACCGGCGGCTGTCCGACCCCGGCTACGACGGCCACGCCTCCGTCCTCCTCTACACCTACGGCGGCCGCGCCAACGTGCCCGCCCCCGCCGACACCGCCATGCCGCAGCGGGACTCGGTCCTCAAGGCCAACTTCATCACCTACTGGGCCGACCCCGCCGACGACGCCCGGCACGTCGACTGGATGCGAGGGCTCTACAAGGAGACGTACGCGGCGACCGGCGGCGTCCCGGTCATCGACGGCGACAGCGACGGCTCGTACATCAACTACCCGGACACGGACCTGAAGGACCCGGAGTGGAACGCCTCCGGCACCCCCTGGCAGACCCTCTACTACAAGGACAACTATCCGCGGCTCCAGCGGATCAAGGGCGAGTGGGACCCCGGGAACGTCTTCCACCACGCGCTGTCCATCACCTACTGACACACCCCCTGACACCCACGGGCAGCAGACGCTGACATGCGTGTCCGTGCCCTGGCCGGTATCCGCCGGGCGGGCACGGACAGCCGAACTGGAGGGACTGTG
The sequence above is drawn from the Streptomyces sp. TS71-3 genome and encodes:
- a CDS encoding FAD-binding oxidoreductase produces the protein MSALTRRGFLGAGAGGTVAALTTVGPAYAGAPDTAGETGRAVGAPPAVTVTSDDVRYGDLTARGYNGRFVGKPDSVRIVHTTEQVTAAVAEAVRDGARIAVRSGGHCLDGLVDDGQVRMLLDVSEMDAVYFDEERQAFAVEAGAQLGHVYRTLYLDWGVTIPGGTCPTVGVGGHVQGGGYGALCRQYGAVVDHLYGVEVVVVDGAGKARAVIATSDVDDPHRDLWWAHTGGGGGNFGVVTKYWFRTPGATGDPAGLLPRPPGALLKASVSWKWSDLTEEAFTRIVRNHGQWHTDNDGDGGPYASLNSVLLLHNAALGTVGLNVQVDGTLANAADLVDDYIGAVTVGVDVAHTRTRATGPWLKETLKNPYETGAYDRSKSKGAYLRRAYSEDQIAALYRRLSDPGYDGHASVLLYTYGGRANVPAPADTAMPQRDSVLKANFITYWADPADDARHVDWMRGLYKETYAATGGVPVIDGDSDGSYINYPDTDLKDPEWNASGTPWQTLYYKDNYPRLQRIKGEWDPGNVFHHALSITY